CGCCGTCCTGCGCACGGGCATCAACAAGCTCTTCGTCGCCTGCCGCCGCACGACGGATGCGCCCGCGGCCCGCCTGACCGTGGAACTGCTCGCCCCCCCCGCCAGGCCCTGCTTCCGCCTGGTCACCACGAGGGCCGCGGGCCGAGTCCACGCCACCTTCGTCCTGCCCGACACCGAGAGCGGCGAGCCCTGCCCCATCGAGATCGAGGATTCGGACTGAGCCTCTGCATCGCGCCACCCAGGACACCCGCCAATGGCCGAGGAACCGTCGAGCACTGCCCCGCCCCTCACGCACTTCGCCCCCGCGGAACGAGCCTCTGCCGAAGCGCTGCGCCAGGCCGTAGACGCCGTCAGCGCCCACCCCGTCATGGACGCCGCCCTGCGGACCTTCAGCGGCATCCTGATGGTGCTCAACGCCCAGCGCCAGATCGTCGCCGTCAACCCCGAACTCCTGCGCTTCCTCGGCTGCCCGGACCCCGAGGCCACCCTGGGCATGCGGCCCGGCGAGGCGCTCCAGTGCATCCACGCGCGCGACAACCCCCTCGGCGGCTGCGGCACGGGGCCGGCCTGCCGCTCGTGCGGCGCCGCCGTCGCCATCGTGGCCAGCCTCGAAAGCGACACCGCCGCCGAAGCCGAGTGCCTGCTCACCGCGCGCACCGCCATCGGACGCGAGGAGCCCTTCGAGTTCCGCGTGCGCGCCGCCCCCATCGAGCTCAACGGCCAGAGGCTGCTGGTCATCTCGCTCCAGGACATACGCGACCAGAAGCGCCGCGAGGCCCTCGAGGCCGTGTTCCTCCACGACCTGATGAACACGGCGTCGGCCCTCGACGGCACGCTGCGCCTGCTCGCGCGCTGCGCCCCCGCCGAGCGCGACGAGCTGCTGCGCGACGCCATCGGCATCGCCCGCCGCCTGACCGCCGAGATCGCCGAGCAACAGGACCTCGTCGAGCTCGAGGCGGGCAGTTTCCGCCCGAGCCTGAGCCACTTGAGCTTGCGGGACG
The Planctomycetota bacterium genome window above contains:
- a CDS encoding HAMP domain-containing sensor histidine kinase, which codes for MAEEPSSTAPPLTHFAPAERASAEALRQAVDAVSAHPVMDAALRTFSGILMVLNAQRQIVAVNPELLRFLGCPDPEATLGMRPGEALQCIHARDNPLGGCGTGPACRSCGAAVAIVASLESDTAAEAECLLTARTAIGREEPFEFRVRAAPIELNGQRLLVISLQDIRDQKRREALEAVFLHDLMNTASALDGTLRLLARCAPAERDELLRDAIGIARRLTAEIAEQQDLVELEAGSFRPSLSHLSLRDVRDMAEALAATLGCAHGKSLSFNAEDDGPTLFTDPTLLTRALGNLLKNAFEATPPGGQVLLACRGENARAVLEVWNAAAIPPAVALRVFQRYFTTKGRKGRGLGAYGARLIVERYLGGRLTFTSSEAEGTTFRIELPVTPPAMDRTT